From the genome of Labrus bergylta chromosome 4, fLabBer1.1, whole genome shotgun sequence, one region includes:
- the neurod6b gene encoding neurogenic differentiation factor 6-B, with protein sequence MLTLPFEESHMMCEPRFGANFPRESLPESVEQERQHNPERSNSVMREAEDELSDREDDEREDDQDENGHPKKRGPRKKKQGKEQVDRSKVRRHEANARERSRMHGLNDALESLRKVVPCYSKTQKLSKIETLRLAKNYIWALSETLSAGKRPDLLAFVQTLCKGLSQPTTNLVAGCLQLNARNFLTDHNGEVMFSGRSPYDAVYPYPGSDVNTPPGHSAGSLDGGAKPFRHYSYSGAYEPYYENPSPESASPHFDGQLSPPMNFNGIFSLKHDDPPDYGKSSHYGMRYCGAPGRTALAHNSMYRVSPEGRFPYDLHVRSQSFQAQGEVNGSFHN encoded by the coding sequence ATGTTGACACTGCCATTCGAGGAATCTCATATGATGTGTGAGCCGCGATTCGGTGCCAATTTTCCCCGTGAAAGCTTACCTGAGAGCGTGGAGCAGGAGCGACAACACAACCCGGAGAGGTCCAACTCAGTCATGAGGGAGGCTGAGGACGAGCTCTCCGACCGAGAGGACGACGAGAGGGAGGACGACCAGGATGAGAACGGGCACCCTAAAAAGAGAGGCCCCAGGAAAAAGAAGCAGGGCAAGGAGCAGGTGGACCGGTCCAAAGTCCGGCGCCATGAAGCCAACGCCCGGGAGCGCAGCCGCATGCACGGTCTGAACGACGCGCTGGAGAGCTTACGTAAAGTTGTGCCCTGCTACTCAAAAACTCAGAAACTGTCCAAGATTGAGACACTCAGACTGGCTAAAAACTACATCTGGGCCCTGTCAGAGACTCTGAGTGCCGGGAAGAGACCGGACCTCCTTGCTTTCGTGCAGACTTTGTGCAAAGGATTATCTCAGCCAACGACCAACCTGGTGGCCGGGTGTTTGCAGCTCAACGCCAGAAATTTCCTCACAGACCACAACGGGGAGGTCATGTTCTCTGGCAGGTCGCCCTACGATGCCGTGTATCCGTACCCGGGCTCAGACGTGAACACGCCCCCCGGACACAGCGCGGGCAGCCTGGACGGCGGCGCCAAACCCTTTAGACACTACAGCTACAGCGGCGCGTACGAGCCCTACTACGAGAACCCGTCCCCGGAGAGCGCGAGCCCGCATTTCGACGGCCAGCTGAGCCCCCCTATGAACTTTAACGGGATTTTCTCCCTTAAACACGACGATCCACCAGACTACGGCAAAAGCAGTCACTATGGTATGCGCTACTGCGGTGCGCCAGGACGCACGGCTCTGGCGCACAACTCTATGTACCGCGTCTCCCCAGAGGGCCGTTTCCCCTACGACCTGCACGTCCGCAGCCAGTCCTTTCAAGCACAAGGGGAAGTTAATGGCTCTTTCCACAATTAA